A region of Rhizobium grahamii DNA encodes the following proteins:
- a CDS encoding AsmA family protein, whose product MTTSRQPQWRKKMKPVSRWLPGIARLATVVLLVALTVFVSLRVAGPYLISTGMVRSGIEDALSKWIGYNAEIAGRPVVEFWPTPRITLSQISVRQKTDEKKLLGTIESLSAEFNLIDAIRGKASFHEFHLLRPNLQLTREKSGMIDWTNEGQLAKAINAAGSDGNQEKLDPRLDARVGTITVEDGTLNVTDVASGKSYHFEGVTADVSWSKLSNPLSAVLIARTNGLDLKLDFSSPSPLLVFGGKRAPMTASLASNLLTARFDGVGSITHLLGYSGSMAVTIPDLPALLTWADRSLPGVATLKAFSIESDMVSADNGFRFNNVSMGMNGASATGAMDVTFMPGKRPKLGGTLAFDEMNFRSLFDAFALRLAAGEAGGPPDGGALQQLDLDLRFSAKRADIAPFELTNVGAGIIVSSNEAKFDIGDSQFEGGSLTAHLEATRGDFDGGGKLQLSISGADFANLIERLQLKGPLPLTTGSLDLSVRTALPLWKAGPADVTGTIGFHALSGSLPGFDAEAIRSKAATGEFFDLSAVSHRSFAFDKFDMAADLSDGVATIRNAVIDGPVETIVLTGVIPYKSSGLALSGAIGATQPSASQNFPGLPFFVGGSWPDPVISMVPASTQGTTK is encoded by the coding sequence ATGACGACGTCTCGACAGCCGCAGTGGCGGAAGAAAATGAAGCCTGTGTCCCGTTGGTTGCCCGGTATCGCCAGGCTCGCCACAGTGGTGCTGCTCGTCGCGCTGACCGTGTTCGTCTCGCTTCGCGTGGCCGGCCCCTATCTCATCTCCACCGGCATGGTGCGCTCGGGCATCGAAGACGCGCTGTCGAAATGGATCGGCTACAATGCCGAGATCGCAGGCAGGCCGGTCGTCGAATTCTGGCCCACGCCGCGCATCACGCTCAGCCAGATCTCCGTTCGCCAGAAGACCGACGAGAAGAAGCTGCTTGGAACGATCGAGAGCCTATCGGCCGAATTCAACCTGATCGATGCGATCAGAGGCAAGGCGAGCTTCCACGAATTCCATCTGCTGCGGCCCAACCTCCAGCTGACCCGCGAGAAGAGCGGCATGATCGACTGGACGAACGAAGGCCAGCTCGCCAAGGCGATCAATGCCGCCGGAAGCGACGGCAACCAGGAAAAGCTCGATCCCAGGCTGGACGCACGCGTCGGAACGATCACGGTCGAGGACGGCACACTTAATGTTACCGACGTCGCCAGCGGTAAATCCTATCACTTCGAGGGCGTGACTGCCGATGTAAGCTGGTCGAAGCTTTCCAATCCGCTGAGCGCGGTTCTTATCGCCCGCACCAACGGCCTCGACCTGAAGCTGGACTTCTCCTCGCCAAGCCCTCTGCTGGTCTTCGGAGGAAAGCGCGCGCCGATGACTGCCTCGTTGGCATCCAATCTGTTGACTGCGCGCTTCGACGGCGTTGGCAGCATTACCCATCTTCTCGGCTACTCCGGCAGCATGGCGGTGACCATTCCGGACCTCCCGGCCCTGCTCACCTGGGCAGACCGTTCGTTGCCCGGCGTTGCAACGCTCAAGGCTTTTTCGATCGAGAGCGACATGGTCTCGGCGGATAATGGCTTCCGTTTCAACAATGTCAGCATGGGGATGAACGGGGCGAGCGCCACCGGGGCCATGGATGTCACCTTCATGCCCGGCAAGCGACCGAAACTTGGCGGCACGCTCGCTTTTGACGAGATGAACTTCCGGTCGTTGTTCGATGCTTTCGCATTGCGCCTCGCGGCAGGCGAAGCCGGCGGACCGCCGGATGGCGGCGCGTTGCAGCAGCTGGATCTCGATCTTCGTTTCTCGGCGAAACGGGCGGATATTGCCCCATTCGAGCTGACAAACGTCGGCGCCGGCATCATCGTGTCCAGCAACGAGGCCAAGTTCGATATCGGCGACAGCCAGTTCGAGGGCGGATCGCTGACCGCGCATCTGGAAGCGACCCGCGGCGATTTCGACGGCGGCGGTAAGCTTCAACTCTCGATCAGCGGCGCCGATTTCGCCAACCTGATCGAGCGACTGCAGCTGAAGGGACCGCTTCCGCTGACGACAGGCTCGCTCGATCTGTCCGTCCGCACGGCACTTCCGCTTTGGAAGGCCGGACCTGCCGATGTGACCGGAACGATCGGATTTCACGCGCTCTCCGGATCGCTCCCGGGCTTCGATGCCGAAGCCATTCGCAGCAAGGCGGCGACAGGGGAATTTTTCGACCTCAGCGCCGTATCGCACCGGTCATTTGCCTTCGACAAGTTCGACATGGCTGCCGACCTGTCGGACGGCGTCGCAACCATTCGCAACGCCGTGATAGATGGACCGGTCGAGACCATCGTGCTGACCGGCGTCATCCCTTACAAATCAAGCGGACTGGCTCTTTCGGGAGCCATCGGCGCCACGCAGCCAAGCGCGAGCCAGAATTTCCCCGGCCTGCCGTTTTTCGTCGGCGGTTCCTGGCCGGACCCTGTGATTTCCATGGTTCCGGCCTCCACCCAGGGCACGACAAAGTAA
- a CDS encoding ABC transporter permease, protein MLKWTRFNIASVALGFAFLYLPIVLLVVFSFNESKLVTVWGGFSTKWYTSLFHNQALLDAAWVTIRVGLLSATAATVLGTFAALALVRYTRFRGRMLFSGMVYAPLVMPEVITGLSLLLLFVAVGFDRGFWTITLAHTTLTMCFVAVVVQSRLLTFDRSIEEAAMDLGAPPVRTFFEVTLPIIAPAVLSGWILAFTLSLDDLVIASFTSGPGATTLPMKIYSQVRLGVTPEINAVCTILIGIVAIGVIVASTITKRRELQRERDERAAANAP, encoded by the coding sequence ATGCTGAAGTGGACCCGTTTCAACATCGCTTCCGTGGCGCTTGGCTTTGCCTTTCTCTACCTTCCGATCGTTCTTCTCGTCGTCTTTTCGTTCAACGAGTCGAAGCTGGTCACGGTATGGGGCGGTTTCTCGACCAAGTGGTACACCTCGCTCTTTCATAACCAGGCGCTTCTCGATGCCGCCTGGGTGACGATCCGCGTCGGCCTGCTCTCGGCGACCGCCGCGACCGTTCTCGGAACCTTTGCGGCGCTCGCGCTGGTTCGCTACACGCGGTTCCGCGGCCGGATGCTCTTCTCGGGCATGGTCTATGCGCCGCTCGTCATGCCGGAGGTTATCACCGGCCTGTCGCTGCTGCTGCTCTTCGTCGCCGTCGGCTTCGACCGAGGCTTCTGGACCATCACGCTGGCGCACACGACCCTGACCATGTGCTTCGTCGCCGTGGTCGTGCAGTCCCGCTTGCTGACCTTCGATCGCTCGATCGAGGAGGCCGCGATGGACCTCGGAGCGCCGCCGGTCCGGACGTTTTTCGAGGTGACGCTGCCGATCATCGCGCCGGCCGTTCTCTCCGGCTGGATTTTGGCTTTCACGCTGTCGCTCGACGACCTGGTGATTGCGAGCTTCACGTCGGGACCGGGCGCCACCACCCTGCCGATGAAGATCTACAGCCAGGTTCGTCTTGGCGTGACGCCTGAGATCAATGCGGTGTGCACGATCCTTATCGGCATCGTCGCCATCGGCGTCATCGTCGCATCGACGATCACCAAGCGCCGTGAACTGCAGCGCGAACGAGATGAGCGGGCTGCGGCCAACGCACCCTGA
- a CDS encoding ABC transporter permease subunit, with the protein MGKLGSAFYNRLVIIVPYVWLLLFFLAPFFIVFRISLSTTAIAMPPYEPVFFWSDGWAGISEKLSAFSFDNYHYLIDDPLYFNAYLSSVIIAGVSTFLTLLIAYPIAYGMAQAPRTIRPTLVMLVILPFWTSFLIRVYAWIAILKPEGLFNQLLQSLHIIDSPLIILNTNIAVYIGIVYSYLPFMVLPLYSSLEKMDGTLIEAAQDLGCTPISAFWRVTFPLSLPGVVAGCMLVFIPAVGEFVIPDLLGGSQTLMIGKTLWNEFNANRDWPVSSAVATILLLILVIPIVFFQNAQAKADEQGK; encoded by the coding sequence ATGGGCAAGCTCGGTTCCGCCTTCTACAACCGCCTCGTTATCATCGTTCCCTACGTCTGGCTGCTGCTGTTCTTCCTGGCGCCATTCTTCATCGTCTTCCGGATTTCGCTTTCGACCACCGCGATCGCGATGCCTCCTTACGAGCCTGTGTTCTTCTGGTCCGATGGCTGGGCCGGCATATCCGAGAAACTGTCGGCGTTCTCGTTCGACAACTATCACTATCTGATCGACGATCCGCTCTATTTCAACGCCTATCTGTCGAGCGTCATTATCGCCGGCGTATCGACGTTCCTGACGCTGCTGATCGCCTATCCGATCGCCTATGGCATGGCGCAGGCGCCGCGCACCATTCGCCCGACGCTGGTCATGCTCGTGATCCTGCCGTTCTGGACGAGCTTCCTGATCCGCGTCTACGCCTGGATCGCGATCCTCAAGCCGGAAGGATTGTTCAATCAGCTGCTGCAGTCGCTGCACATCATCGACAGCCCGCTGATCATCCTGAACACCAACATCGCGGTCTATATCGGTATCGTCTATTCCTACCTGCCGTTCATGGTGCTGCCGCTCTATTCGTCGCTCGAGAAGATGGACGGAACGCTGATCGAGGCAGCACAGGATCTCGGATGCACGCCGATATCGGCCTTCTGGCGTGTGACGTTCCCGCTGTCGCTTCCGGGTGTCGTTGCGGGCTGCATGCTGGTCTTCATCCCGGCTGTCGGCGAGTTCGTCATTCCCGATCTGCTCGGCGGATCGCAGACCTTGATGATCGGCAAGACCTTGTGGAACGAGTTCAACGCCAATCGCGACTGGCCGGTATCCTCGGCCGTGGCGACGATCCTGCTTCTGATCCTCGTCATTCCGATCGTGTTCTTCCAGAACGCGCAAGCCAAAGCCGACGAGCAGGGGAAGTAG
- a CDS encoding ABC transporter ATP-binding protein, producing MKSLGNIRRSFAPWADATSKPFISFKNVTKRFGDFTAVDDLSLNIYHREFFALLGASGCGKSTLLRMLAGFEQPTAGEIVLDGTDMAGTPPYRRPVNMMFQSYALFPHMTVEKNIAFGLRQDGMQKDEIGERVLQMLKMVKLEKFASRKPNQLSGGQRQRVALARSLAKRPKVLLLDEPLGALDKKLREETQFELMDLQQNLGLTFVVVTHDQEEAMTMADRIAVMSHGKVIQVATPAEIYEAPNSRFVADFIGDVNIFDGKVTAAAAGTVEIAADGGMMVKVASSDTPSVGSAAGFAIRPEKLKVTRTPPANPGVNAASGELWDIAYLGDMTVFHIKLKSGKVVKASLLNAQRAVEDPFTYDQEVWISFAEDAGVLLKD from the coding sequence ATGAAGTCACTTGGCAATATCCGTCGCTCGTTTGCGCCGTGGGCGGACGCGACGTCGAAGCCCTTCATCTCGTTTAAGAATGTGACGAAACGGTTCGGCGATTTCACCGCCGTCGATGATCTGTCGCTGAACATCTATCACCGCGAGTTCTTTGCGCTGCTCGGTGCCTCGGGCTGTGGGAAGTCGACGCTTCTTCGCATGCTTGCAGGCTTCGAACAGCCGACGGCAGGCGAAATCGTTCTTGATGGGACCGACATGGCCGGAACGCCGCCCTACCGGCGGCCCGTCAACATGATGTTCCAGTCCTACGCCCTCTTTCCCCACATGACCGTCGAGAAGAACATCGCCTTCGGTCTGCGCCAGGATGGCATGCAGAAGGACGAGATCGGCGAGCGCGTCCTGCAAATGCTGAAGATGGTCAAGCTGGAAAAGTTCGCCTCGCGCAAACCCAACCAGCTATCCGGCGGCCAGCGCCAGCGCGTTGCCTTGGCACGCTCGCTTGCCAAGCGTCCGAAGGTGCTGCTGCTCGACGAGCCGTTGGGCGCACTCGACAAGAAGCTGCGCGAGGAAACCCAGTTCGAGCTCATGGACCTGCAGCAGAACCTCGGTCTGACCTTCGTCGTCGTGACCCACGACCAGGAAGAGGCAATGACCATGGCCGATCGCATCGCGGTCATGAGCCACGGCAAGGTCATTCAGGTTGCCACGCCCGCCGAAATCTACGAAGCGCCCAACTCGCGTTTCGTTGCCGACTTCATCGGCGATGTGAACATCTTCGACGGCAAGGTTACCGCGGCCGCGGCCGGCACCGTCGAGATTGCCGCTGACGGTGGTATGATGGTCAAGGTCGCAAGCAGCGACACTCCCTCCGTCGGCAGCGCCGCCGGCTTCGCCATTCGTCCGGAAAAGCTCAAGGTAACGCGAACGCCTCCGGCAAATCCCGGCGTGAACGCTGCATCGGGCGAGCTTTGGGACATCGCTTATCTCGGCGATATGACGGTTTTCCATATCAAGCTGAAGAGCGGAAAGGTCGTAAAGGCCTCGCTGTTGAATGCCCAGCGGGCGGTCGAGGATCCGTTCACCTATGACCAGGAAGTGTGGATCAGCTTCGCCGAAGACGCCGGCGTCCTGTTGAAGGATTGA
- a CDS encoding acetoacetate--CoA ligase translates to MRDDKPLWMPSPASIKASPMHAFMQACNDAHGLGLESYADLHGWSVAEREHFWNAVWNFCGVIGDRGARTLINDETMIDARFFPDAILNFAENLLAGKGHGDAIVFRGEDKVEDRWSWDRLRDLVSRLQQALRAEGIGAGDRVAAMMPNMPETVAFMLAAASIGAIWSSCSPDFGEQGVLDRFGQIGPKLFVACDAYWYGGKLQDVKEKVVAVARGLGSPVVVVHYAGDAEAVAHQTPNARTLDAFIAPYAPSDLQFVRLPFSHPLYILFSSGTTGVPKCIVHSAGGTLLQHLKEHRLHCGLQPGEKLFYFTTCGWMMWNWLVSGLAVGATLCLFDGSPFAPDGNVLFDYAQAEKFAVFGTSAKYIDAVRKSGLVPRNSHDLSSLRLMTSTGSPLSPEGFTFVYEGIKTDIQLASISGGTDIVSCFVLGNSLQPVWRGEIQGPGLGLAMDVWDDEGHPVRGQKGELVCTRAFPSMPVMFWNDPDRAKYRAAYFERFDNIWCHGDFAEWTEHDGIVIHGRSDATLNPGGVRIGTAEIYNQVEQMGEVAEALCIGQDWDDDVRVILFVRLASGVALTDELVKAIKTRIRTGASPRHVPAKIIAVADIPRTKSGKIVELAVREVVHGRPVKNKEALANPEALDLFAALPELRG, encoded by the coding sequence ATGCGTGACGATAAGCCACTCTGGATGCCCTCGCCAGCCTCGATCAAGGCTTCTCCGATGCATGCCTTCATGCAGGCCTGCAACGACGCGCACGGTCTCGGGCTGGAAAGCTACGCCGATCTCCACGGCTGGTCCGTCGCCGAGCGGGAGCATTTCTGGAACGCTGTCTGGAATTTCTGCGGCGTGATAGGCGATCGCGGTGCCCGCACGCTGATCAACGACGAAACCATGATCGATGCCCGCTTCTTTCCCGATGCGATCCTGAATTTCGCCGAAAACCTGCTCGCCGGTAAAGGCCATGGTGACGCCATCGTCTTCCGCGGCGAGGACAAGGTGGAGGATCGCTGGAGCTGGGACAGACTTCGCGATCTGGTGTCGCGGCTGCAGCAGGCTCTGCGCGCCGAGGGTATCGGCGCCGGCGATCGTGTTGCGGCAATGATGCCGAACATGCCGGAGACCGTAGCCTTCATGCTGGCGGCGGCGTCCATCGGGGCGATCTGGTCGTCCTGTTCGCCCGATTTCGGGGAGCAGGGCGTGCTCGATCGCTTCGGCCAGATCGGCCCGAAATTGTTCGTCGCCTGCGATGCCTATTGGTACGGCGGCAAGCTTCAGGATGTGAAGGAAAAGGTAGTGGCGGTCGCCAGGGGGCTCGGCAGTCCTGTCGTCGTTGTTCACTATGCCGGCGATGCCGAGGCGGTCGCGCACCAAACACCGAACGCGAGGACGCTCGACGCGTTCATTGCTCCCTATGCCCCCTCCGACCTGCAGTTTGTCCGCCTACCGTTTTCACATCCGCTCTATATCCTGTTCTCGTCGGGGACCACGGGCGTGCCGAAGTGCATCGTGCATTCGGCGGGCGGCACGCTGCTGCAGCATCTCAAGGAACATCGCCTTCATTGCGGACTGCAGCCGGGCGAAAAACTCTTCTACTTCACGACCTGCGGCTGGATGATGTGGAACTGGTTGGTCAGCGGCCTCGCCGTTGGCGCAACGCTCTGCCTGTTCGACGGGTCGCCGTTCGCGCCTGATGGCAACGTGTTGTTCGACTACGCACAAGCCGAGAAATTTGCCGTGTTCGGCACGTCCGCGAAGTACATCGACGCCGTGCGTAAGAGCGGGCTTGTTCCGCGCAACTCCCATGATCTTTCCAGCTTGCGGCTAATGACATCAACCGGCTCGCCGCTGTCGCCCGAGGGATTCACCTTCGTCTACGAGGGGATCAAGACGGACATTCAGCTGGCCTCGATTTCCGGCGGTACGGACATCGTCTCCTGCTTCGTCCTTGGAAATTCGCTGCAGCCCGTCTGGCGCGGCGAGATACAGGGCCCCGGCCTCGGCCTTGCGATGGACGTCTGGGATGACGAAGGCCATCCGGTGCGTGGACAGAAGGGGGAGCTCGTGTGCACGAGGGCGTTCCCATCCATGCCCGTGATGTTCTGGAACGATCCCGATCGCGCAAAATATCGCGCCGCCTATTTCGAGCGGTTCGACAATATCTGGTGCCATGGCGATTTCGCCGAATGGACGGAGCACGACGGCATCGTCATTCACGGCCGCTCGGATGCAACGCTCAATCCGGGCGGCGTACGGATCGGCACGGCGGAGATATACAATCAGGTCGAGCAGATGGGCGAGGTGGCCGAAGCGCTGTGCATCGGTCAGGATTGGGACGATGACGTTCGCGTGATCCTGTTCGTGCGTCTCGCGTCTGGCGTTGCCCTTACGGACGAATTGGTGAAGGCGATCAAGACGCGGATACGCACCGGCGCATCGCCACGCCACGTGCCTGCGAAGATCATCGCGGTCGCCGATATTCCGAGGACCAAATCCGGCAAGATTGTCGAACTCGCCGTTCGCGAAGTCGTGCATGGCCGCCCGGTCAAGAACAAGGAAGCGCTCGCCAATCCCGAGGCGCTGGATCTCTTCGCCGCACTTCCGGAACTGCGCGGCTAG